From Etheostoma cragini isolate CJK2018 unplaced genomic scaffold, CSU_Ecrag_1.0 ScbMSFa_2725, whole genome shotgun sequence, a single genomic window includes:
- the LOC117940544 gene encoding LOW QUALITY PROTEIN: echinoderm microtubule-associated protein-like 4 (The sequence of the model RefSeq protein was modified relative to this genomic sequence to represent the inferred CDS: substituted 1 base at 1 genomic stop codon), producing MDGFTGSLEDSMSGASVSDVNDRLSSLELRVQQQEDELTVMKAALADVLRRLAASEASTASAKKQIAGKGGGASLREAYSMSCISNGGTPGRKRESTSVTRKETLSSAAKSGADRKKEVSSSQMDEIQEGEEPSRSKDPPPFLPPASPLSLTPQQQRPAPSAESSKGHAPPKRSXLFLDSQGVRPSTHEKNPDLPLETPGGRSAPGGTRRKICPLRHQEGVSAKMSTREKNSQAEGNHIKMFMRGRPITMFIPSDVENYDDVRTELPSERLKLEWVYGYRGRDCRANVYLLPTGEIVYFIASVVVLFNYEERTQRHYLGHTDCVKCLAIHPDKIRIATGQIAGVDKDGRALQPHVRVWDSVSLSTLQVLGLGTFERGVGSLAFSKADLGQHLSVIDDCNDHMLTVWDWQKKLKIAEIKTTNEVVLAVEFHPTDPNTIVTCGKSHIFFWTWTGNSLARKQGIFGKYEKPKFVQCLAFLSSGDILTGDSGGILLVWTRSAAETPGKGPRGEGGGVLYYIRKNFLLYRDTDTDIQRHQTEADAWVVGEIALVGDIGLVGDIGLVGDIGLVGDIGLVGDIGLVGDIGLRITTTTAVCVSVCVCVCAQVPDQYGTIRALSEGRGEEFLVGTSRNFILRGSFNDGFLVEVQGHTDELWGLASHPSSSVFLTCGQDRLVCVWSSEDHRLQWSRTLEEHGHCADFHPSGAVVAIGTHSGKSVPLITKY from the exons ATGGACGGATTCACCGGTAGTTTAG AGGACAGTATGTCCGGAGCGAGCGTCTCAGATGTTAACGATCGTCTCTCGTCCCTGGAGCTCCGTGTCCAGCAGCAGGAGGACGAGTTGACGGTGATGAAGGCGGCGCTGGCGGACGTCCTCCGCCGTCTCGCCGCCTCGGAAGCATCCACCGCCTCGGCCAAGAAGCAGATCGCAGGGAAAG GGGGCGGAGCTTCTCTGCGTGAAGCCTACTCCATGTCCTGCATCTCCAACGGAGGGACGCCCGGACGCAAGAGAGAGTCCACGTCCGTCACCCGCAAGGAGACACTTTCCTCCGCCGCCAAgag CGGAGCGGACAGGAAGAAGGAGGTCAGCAGCTCTCAGATGGACGAGATCCAGGAGGGGGAGGAGCCTTCTCGCTCAAAGGACCCGCCCCCCTTCCTCCCCCCCGCTTCCCCCCTTTCCCTAACCCCCCAGCAACAAAGACCTGCTCCCTCTGCAGAGAGCAGTAAAGGCCACGCCCCTCCAAAAAGGTCCTGACTTTTCCTGGACTCTCAGGGTGTTAGGCCGTCTACACATGAAAAAAACCCAGATCTGCCCCTGGAGACACCAGGAGGAAGATCTGCCCCTGGAGGCACCAGGAGGAAAATCTGCCCCTTGAGACACCAGGAGGGAG TTTCAGCCAAAATGTCGACACGAGAGAAAAACAGCCAAGCTG agggGAACCACATTAAGATGTTTATGCGTGGGCGACCCATCACGATGTTCATCCCTTCAGACGTGGAGAACTACGACGACGTTCGGACAGAACTTCCTTCAGAAAGACTCAAGCTGGAGTGGGT CTATGGTTACCGCGGTAGAGACTGCCGAGCCAACGTTTACCTCCTTCCTACGGGGGAGATCGTGTACTTCATCGCCTCAGTCGTGGTTCTGTTTAACTACGAAGAGCGGACCCAGAGACATTACCTCGGACACACCGACTGTGTCAAGTG TCTGGCCATCCATCCAGATAAGATCCGCATTGCTACGGGACAAATCGCAGGAGTGGATAAAGACGGACGG gcgCTGCAGCCCCACGTGCGCGTCTGGGACAGCGTCAGTCTCTCAACACTGCAGGTCCTCGGGTTGGGAACGTTCGAGCGAGGCGTCGGCTCGCTGGCTTTCTCCAAAGCT GACCTGGGGCAGCACCTGAGCGTCATCGATGACTGTAACGACCACATGCTGACCGTGTGGGACTGGCAGAAGAAGTTAAAGATCGCTGAGATCAAG ACCACTAACGAGGTCGTCCTGGCCGTAGAGTTCCACCCGACTGACCCGAACACCATCGTCACCTGCGGAAAGTCCCACATCTTCTTCTGGACCTGGACCGGCAACTCTCTGGCTCGGAAACAGGGGATCTTTGGG AAATACGAGAAGCCGAAGTTCGTCCAGTGTCTCGCCTTCCTGAGTTCTGGAGACATCCTGACTGGAGACTCTGGAGGAATCCTGCTGGTCTGGACCCGGAGCGCAGCCGAGACCCCCGGGAAGGGCCCCCGAGGTGAGGGGGGTGGGGTACTGTACTACATCAGGAAAAACTTCCTTCtttacagagacactgatacagatatccAGAGACATCAGACAGAGGCAGACGCTTG GGTTGTGGGGGAGATCGCTCTGGTGGGGGACATCGGTCTGGTGGGGGACATCGGTCTGGTGGGGGACATCGGTCTGGTGGGGGACATCGGTCTGGTGGGGGACATCGGTCTGGTGggggacatcggtctgagaatcacGACGACGACGGCAG tttgtgtgtctgtttgtgtgtgtgtgtgtgcgcaggtCCCAGATCAGTACGGAACCATCCGAGCTCTGtctgaggggaggggggaggagttTCTGGTCGGGACGTCCCGTAACTTCATCCTGAGAGGAAGCTTCAACGACGGCTTCCTAGTGGAGGTCCAG ggaCACACTGACGAGCTGTGGGGGCTGGCGTCCCACCCGTCCTCCTCCGTGTTTCTGACATGTGGACAGGATCGTCTGGTCTGTGTCTGGAGCTCCGAGGACCACCGTCTGCAGTGGAGCCGCACGCTGGAG